The Candidatus Methylomirabilis lanthanidiphila sequence CGCTGGAGTCACGATCCGACGGCGCTGGTCGCGGCCCGGGCGCAGGCGGCAACACGGATTATCGCGTTAGGAACAGGCCTACCGACGTACCCGAATCGCACCCGCTAACCGTGATCTACCGGAAAAACTCTGTCCCCATCGATAACGATGGCGATCGACACCGACAGGGCCTCCGGGTGTTCTATTCCGGTTTTGTCCCGCTGGAGGTGAGTTAATCGTACTCCTCCGTCAGCTCTTGCCGCGCATCACGAAACCCCACGCCTTTTGATAGGTTCGCACAACCGCCCGGTAAGAGGTGAACTGCCTGTACGGACGCGTATGGCGCAACAGATCAACGGTCGCCGCGTCATGAGGATGTTCGGTCGCCGCTTGCAACAGTCCTTGCACACGACATACTTCCCGATCGCTTATCGTCCAAAGAAACAGTCGACTGTACACCTCTTTATGATTTAAAATTAGTCGGTTGATCAGATGGGGTCGCTGTGATCGAATTCGAGCCAGCATACTATTTTCACGCTTTCGATACCATGCATAGACGTCATGCACCTTGAGAAAACGAACCCCATTCTTATATAACTTGATCCAGAAATCCCAATCCGCGTGTCCCGGCATGGCGTCAAACCCACCATACACTTCAATCACGCGTCGACGAATGAGTGAACAGTACTGGAGATAGTTATCGAAATACAACTCGCCCGCGAACAGGAATGGGCCGGTATACCACATCCCGGAGACCTGCCCGAAAAGCTTGACGTCCGTGAATGCAACGCCACAATCCTGGCGCCGTCTCAATCCATCGAGAGTGGTCGTGAGAAAACGCTCTCCAAGTACGTCGTCAGCGTCTACGAACAGAATAAAGTCTCCGGACGACCTCGCAAAGCCGGCATTTCGCGCCAAACCGACGTTACGATGCGCCACCCGCACGACAGAGATCCCTCGATACGTTTCGGGTAGGCGAGACAGAACCTCCAGCGTATAAGGATCAGTAGATCCGTCATCAACAACAATGATCTCCATGTCGGCGATATCCTGCGCAACAACGGACTCGATGCACTCGTCAAGGAACTCCCCAATATTGTGGCACGGAATGATCACCGATACGTCCACTGCCTAATCCTCCCTGCAATGGCGAGGTTACCGATGAAGCGGATCATATAGTCCGGCAACATTCCGCCTCACCCCTCTTGGATCGAGTCGGCATGGTCCGCGTACCTTGTAACCGTTCCTCGGAAAAGTCGGAAGGCACCGCCGCACCGGTCCCGATTAGTCTCTCGGCAGATCGGACAATGAAGGCCGTCGATCAGGCTGACCCGTTTCGCAAGCAAGGCAGGCCGCAGCCGGGCGGAGAGTTTTTATTCACCGATAGAGAATGTGCCGACAAGATCGAGTAAAACCAGGTCAACCTGATCCTCGAAAAGAGCCTAGTAGCACTCCTGAACCGCAAGATACATAACATTCTCGTCCGGAGCGACGGGGTCTGATCCCTGCACCCTGAAGTGATCGTCAGTTAGCCGTCGGCCCACATCGATGCTTCGGTTTCTCCAGCTTTCCATCGAAGCCAGCCGCGCAACCTTTGATAAGGTATCCGGTGAGCAAGTTGAATGAGCAAGTCTGTCATATCCGGTCCAAGCCAGCGCGTCGGAAGTGCAACCACGCCTCCAAGGCAGCCCGATAGGATCAGCGCCAGCCTTATCGATGGAGGCAGCTCCAGCATCCGTCCCAGCGCAGATCCCATCGCGCCCCCCGCTCCAACACCAAGCGCGACCAAGAGAGCGGGCAGATGCGTCCCAAGAAACCAGCGCCAACTGTTTTCCAGGAAGTGAACGCTTAACTGAGACATCAGAATACTTATCAGGGCAAGCGCCGCTACAACGCCGATCGATACGCCTGTCAGACCCCACGCCATACCCACCAGCGAGCCACCGAACACTGTAACCGCGTACAGTATGTATCGTACGGCCTGCTGGTAAACCATACCGCCCGCCTTGGTCAACGACCCCGCAAGGTTATATACCGCACGGAACAGGCCGCCAACGCAAAGGATTTGCAACGGCAGAATAACCCCGGCCCATCGGTCTCCGAGGAC is a genomic window containing:
- a CDS encoding glycosyl transferase gives rise to the protein MDVSVIIPCHNIGEFLDECIESVVAQDIADMEIIVVDDGSTDPYTLEVLSRLPETYRGISVVRVAHRNVGLARNAGFARSSGDFILFVDADDVLGERFLTTTLDGLRRRQDCGVAFTDVKLFGQVSGMWYTGPFLFAGELYFDNYLQYCSLIRRRVIEVYGGFDAMPGHADWDFWIKLYKNGVRFLKVHDVYAWYRKRENSMLARIRSQRPHLINRLILNHKEVYSRLFLWTISDREVCRVQGLLQAATEHPHDAATVDLLRHTRPYRQFTSYRAVVRTYQKAWGFVMRGKS